ACTGCATTGCTGATatttgatggcttcttggaaATCGTTCTCGGTTCCGTCGTTTCGGCTGACGCAGCTCGCTCAAGATGCATATGAACTCCCCCTACAAACACTCGCCAACACCCATGAATCGCACCCTTCCATCGGGCATCTTTGCCTACTCGTGTTCGAGGCTGTCCTCGAAGTAGTATGTGTCAGTCTACCTGGTTACATCGTTGCGCGACTTGGACACTTCGATGCCGAGAAGCAGAAATTCTTGGCTAATCTAAATGTGATGCTATTCACACCATGCTTGAGTATGTTGTTGTTTCGCACTGAACCAGTACTGCCTACTAATATATCGCTACAGTTTTCACCAAGCTCGCCTCCCAGCTTAACGCTGAGAAGCTATCCGATCTCGCTATCATACcggtcatcttcgtcgtccaaACGTTTGTATCATGGGCTGTATCATATGGCGTCGCAAAGCTGTTCCGATTTAACAGGCGGGCATCCAACTTCGTTACAGCCATGGGTGTTTTCGGAAACTCTAACTCGTTACCTATCTCCCTTGTTTTGTCACTCTCTCAAACGCTGAAAGGCCTGCATTGGGACAAAGTTCCTGGCGATAACGATGACGAAGTTGGCGCACGTGGTATTCTCTACCTCCTTATCTTCCAGCAGCTTGGTCAGCTCGTCCGGTGGAGTTGGGGTTACCATGTCCTTCTTGCCCCTAAGGATAAATACCCCGAGTACCGCGAGGAGATTGCCGAGGAAGGCCAACGTTATCACGATGACGAGAATCAGGATGACTACCAGAATGCGCCTCTcattgatggccttgacggAGAAACAGAGGACGAGGGAGACAGCCACAGCATCGATTCGCAAAACTATGATCCTGCTGGCCGTACTCCTGTGGCAAATGCCTCCAGAGTTTCACTGGCAGTCTCTAGCGATGATGAATATCTGCCCAAAAAGCCGCATCTCAAGAATAACGAACAACAACCGGATGTTGTTGCGCCCCTTAATGGAAACGAAGGTAGCATGGATTCCTTCCCCCGTGTCCCGGCATTGGAGGATCATGAAGAGCCGACTGGCATCGCGGACCGGACTAAATCTGCCATTAAATCGCCCTTTATCCGTCTTGGAAAGGCAACATCCCAAACCCTCAGCAACTGGTACCAAAAGTCTCCAGCTCCTGTCAAATCTTGCTTGAAATTCACGAAGCGAGTGGCCGGGAAATTCAACAACTTTATCTGGGAATTCATGAACCCCCCTCTCTGGGCTATGTTGATTGCCATCCTCGTTGCCTCTATCCCGGCTCTTCAACGACTCTTCTTTGAGGAGGGCTCTTTCGTCCAGAATAGTGTGACCAACGCCGTTCGCTCTAGCGGAGATGTCGCTGTCCCACTGATCCTTGTTGTTCTCGGCGCCAATCTTGCTCGTAATACCATGGCTAAAGACGAGGCTCTAGACCCTGAGGAAGAGCGCATTGGCAACAAACTACTTATTGCCTCACTTCTTTGCCGTATGGTTCTACCCactgccatcatggctcccaTGCTTGCGCTTATGGCCAAATATGTACCCGTTAGCATTCTTGACGATCCAATTTTTGTTATCGTTTGTTTTTTGCTCACCGGAGCTCCCAGTGCCCTCCAGCTTGCTCAAATTTGTCAAATCAACAGTGTATTTGAGAAGACAATGGGCAGAATCTTGTTCCAGAGCTATGTCATCTGGTAAGTCATGACACCTGATGCTCGGTGTAATCCATCCCGAATTGCGCTAACATATGCAGGATTCTTCCCTCTACTCTTATTTTGGTAATGATGGCcctcgaggttgttgagTGGGCTCGATGATGCGCCTGTCGTCTACATACACTAGGTTGAGAAGTGAAATGACCATGTCTTTCATGCGTCAAATGCTATCTGATGAGTTTGTTTGATCTGTCTTTACAGTTGTTTGTCTGCAAAGGCGTCGGGTGGCTGGAATTGATTGGGATTCAGGAAAATTTATACTGGCTTGGCCTTGCGGCAACCTGGAGGCTCACAAAGCTTGATGGTGGAAGGGCGATATGATGTGGTTTTTTTTGTTTGCCTGCTTTTACTTCGTTGCGTGAGAAAGGCACTGGTATTGAGGAATTGATCTTCATGGTACCCTACCTGGAATGCCTGTGCCTTGCGAATAATAGAGTGGTCAATGTTATCACATTGAATTGCCGAAACCAATAATGTACCTTACTTCATCTTTGAAAACTGATTGCTAAAGTACAATGATGAGGCTCTGGCAAAGGATGTGGGGATTGCGACCTGATCATTCTTGCTGAGTTCCGTTGACCAGGTGACCTTCTGGCACGATCGCCCAGTCTCTTACGGTGCCCTTCCAATCGCTAATGCGTACATCCTTGATATCGACCGAAACAACTCTTACTTCCTCACCAGCTACAAAGCAGTTGCGGCCTCCATCCTCGACAGGTCCATTGTCCCGCTGGAAAGGCTGCGCCGCGGACTCATCGAAAGTATTGTTCTCCAGATGCTGCTCGCGGTAATACTTTTCCTCATCTGTTCCGCTAGGCACTAGACGAGCAGCACCTCCTATGGTTGCACTGATGCTAGAGAGTGCTGAAGTGTTGAGGTTCAAGAGGAGTGAGGCGAGACTCGATCGGTGCTCTGGGCCAGGAGAACCACCAGATGGTCGGCGGCCGTGAGTAGGTGGTCGATGGGAGACCCCTGAAAGTATTGTAAATATGTTTTAGGGTTCACTAATCTCGAACATGAAATATGCGACTTACAATCGTGGACAAGAAGGGATACATTGGGGTTGGCGACCAGGTTTGTGGTCTTCCGTGATGCCGGGTTCGTAGTCATGATGATAACGGGATAGTTAGAATAAGGTGACGAGGGAAGATATGTGTAGTTCATTAGAGAGACATGGGGCACGTTATCGGTGCATGTTGCCAAGTGAAGCTATATGGATTATCAGCCTTCGATCTGTGATGGCATTATTGGTGGTGCGGGGAAGGTTTACAAATCGAGCATTGTCGAGGCATTGAACGACATCCGGCGGAAGCGTCGACGTTGTTTGCTTGTGGGTATCACCCTGAGAAGCTTCGGAGTTGAGAGGTATTTGATCCATGATATACTGGCTgcgatgattgatgatgctgtgatCCAATATCTTGAGGTAGTGGAGGGGCTTATGCCGCAAATCCCGGCAGCATATGCTGAGTCATTCGCGGGAATATGACGTAATGACACTGGGCGCACTTTCCCCCAGAGTTCGTTGGAGCTAAGCTTCTAAACTGTCGTCTGGggaaggtacctaggtaccggTTACTTGCGCGTCAGTCCTTGCCGACTTGAACCTTCAAAGCCGACTGTTAAGGTACAGCGGCTAAGATACCGTTAGCGCTGTCTTCCACTCTTGTCCCCTGGTCTCGCCTGCCAACTTGGACCGCATCCACGTCTACTCAGTACTTCGCTAGTGATACACTCGCTCGCGACCCAACCACACTTATTATATTCCCTAACATCTCTCAGCACAACAAGAAGGCACAGGATTCTTACACTTGCCTTCAAGAGTCATTTATTAAGAAAACGCTCTGTTTTATTTCTCTGAGATTAGTCCCTTAGCCCGTTGGAAGCTCTGCTTATAAGCTACTAGGTTTTTAAGTCTCAGGAGCCGGATCCTAAAGGCAAAAAGACAGAAAAAGGGCCACTAACTGGCTTTCAACTTTCTCTCCTTTAACACACCATAACCATATCGACCCTTTTAGTGGTACCTCAGCCACATCAATAACAAGCAACACTATTGGCAACCTTAAGCAAGACATCGCACTCTCAGACCCCCCTACCGATACCATCTCCAacctttctttctctcttacACCAAACGGACCTGACTTCCTAGCCATCTCCAGTTTCTCAACTCTAAATGCCTTTATAGTGagaaataacttactattgaCTTTACCAATCAACGCTTCTGCTGATAGTCAGACAATCCTCAATCCTCAAGACTCGAACTGACGATCTACTTCCATCATGTCGGACTGGAACAACAACCAGGGTGGTTCGGCCTATCGGAACTCATTTGGGCAAGATGACTGGACCAGCGGTGGCCAAGCTGAAAACACATCCACCAGCAACGACGGCTTCGGTAATGATGGTTTTGACGATGGCGAGGGAATTTTCAATCCCAAGACCTGACGATCTACTTCCATTATGCTAGACTGGAATAACAAACTGGAATAACAGTGGACAAGCTGAAAACACATCAACCAGCAACGCCGGTTTCGGTAACGATGATTTTGACAATGGCGAGTGCTTGGGGCACCAaccctcagggagcaagaaaactctgGACCTTGagatagggtgtcaaaataaacccaGCAAGAAGTCCCGGTCGGGGCAAGCTACCGCGATGGCGCTGTCGATACGCATCTTTCCAAAACCGAATATAATGACAAGCAAAAGAAGAGGGCGATGGAGCTCTACGGGGCGACTTTCGTCACGGTGGAGGTGTACGCCGTTATTGACCGAGACGTCGACGACGTCAAGGAGGCGGTCGGCAACATTACCTATCGCCAACTCCAGGAAGCCTGACTGATATGTCAGCGCCAAGGATGCGGTTCAGGAGTATATAAGGGGCGTAGATGGCAAGGAAGTCAGGTCGGGTCGGAGAGCGCGACGCCTTGCTTGGGATCGCCAACAGAATGTTAGAAGCCTACCACTGATCTTATCACCAACCCCTAATTGGAGATGGCAAGGGAGTTAGCTaaaggaggaaagaaaacttagcACCTTAAcactaaataataaaaagggtcAAGTAgtatagcctaagcttaggataatTTTTACTGGGTTTATTTAAACACTACCTTAACTCCTAAAGTTATCGTGATATTATTATGTTCTCTACTGCTTCTTCCACTATCTATCATTCTTAATACCCCTAGAGATGCTGTTAAGTCTACTATCCACTCCAGTGCCTGGGCTGCCGATCCTATCGCCAAGGGGGTGGCCAGCGTTGCCAGTCCTACCCCTGTCAGTGCTTTGGCATTCTGCAAGGAGCACTCCGGAGTCTCTTGATATGAGTAAGGCTTGCCTTTGAGGTACCGCAAATTTGGGTTTATTTCTATTGTAAATAATCACCTTAATGCCTGCACTACAAACTTATCCTAATCTAGGTATAATGCAGGCGGAGATTCACCAAGACTTTAAGAAATGGTACTGCAGGCAGATGATGGCCTTGTGCACGCGGTACTGATCTTTGCCGCATGAGATTACGGTGAGACGGCGCATATGTATTACTTGTATGATTAGATACTCAATTATCATATACACGGCAAGCGGATCCTCGTCAGACAAGTCGATTGTGCCTGTTTTCGCCTCCTTGAACTTGCCATCGCAAgtttacctaagtctttttatcacttgggatcaaggtcctgagttttctttcctcccctagttGCGGTACTGATCTTTGCCACATGAAATCGTAAGATCGGAGTAGTCGCCCGTTTTGAGAAGGTCGACGAGCGCTTTGCTCTGCGCGCTCTGGGCGGCCATGATGGCCGAGCTTCGTTGCGGTGCGGAATGATTTGCCATCCCGcggccttgaagaagttgggtTGCGGGTAGATAATCGCCTTGTGTCCTCGGTATTGATCTTTTCCACATAAAATCGTGAGATCAGAGTAGTCGCCTGTTTTGAGAAGGCTAGAGAGTGCTTAGCAGCTTGATTTTGTGGGTGAAAGTGATACTCACCTAGCAAGCGCTTTACTCTGTGCGCTCTGAgcggccatgatggctggCTGCGCTGCCGTTGTGGTGCGGAGTAAAAAAGTGTTGTGAAGGTGAAATTTTGGTCTTAGACTCGAACTTGCACAGAGCTAGGGGTTATATGCTGTACTTTTCGCTGATGGTGTAGATTTTAGCGTAAAGATGAAGGTTTCCACTGGGAAGGGATTGCTGAAAATCAGACAGTTGTAGAGGGAGAGTACTGATGTAGGTAACGTGAAAGATGGTGATTGATTAGGGGAAGCTTGAGTGGCTTATAGCCTGAGGTCTTCTGATTCTTAAGAAGCAgtaagtggtggtggttgaggAGAAAAGGGCAGGTTGAGGGAGCGCTTGAGTGAGTTATGAAGGTTTCTCGATACAGGTAGTTAGTTATCATCTTGTAGCTATTAACTAGAAAAGAGCTACTAtcttattaaactattattGCCTATATTTTTATCCATTTGGCTATTAATGTGTATGCTCTGTTCACAGCCATGTATCTCATATGAAAGTCACGTAATAAGGGGCCCGAACTGGAATAGAGTCACATTCGCTGTCCTACCAGTGGTAGGTGCAGCCGCACTGCACCCCAGATAACTTAGGAAACTCGTCTGACCAATAGACCAACAGCCTCTAGTTCTAGAATCCAATGTCTCCTTGCCTCTCGTTGGTCTGAACTGCTTCCCAGCCTGTTCTCGCACGTAATCGATCCTCTAGGCCAACTGTGCCCAGTCCTCACCTTCAGGGCGCCTCCTCCAGGTTCCTTCActccttaatattaagatacCTAACATCACGGTCCTCTTATAAGGCCCTCtttgctgagaaggttgaACCCCATAAGTGCGCACGGGAGACCAAGGCGAACATCAGCGCTCTGGTATAATTGTTTATTACCAACCCATTAAGAGTAAATACCGGGTAACAGACTCTGTTGGcataaagaaagaaggtggTATTGGAGCAGGCCAGCAAATCATATCAACCTCTATCGTGAACTATAGTGGATACATCATACTTCTCCCTGTGATGTTGCATCAACAAGTCCTTCCATCTGTCGTTGAAGGGCTTCGCTTTATACCTATGTGCTTGACATGTCTTAGAGAAGTTGACTGTATGATACCTATCTCTGGAATATTAGCTCTAGGACTATGAATGGGCTGGGGGGATAACCTGCATTTTTCTGAGTATGTTGGATAGGTCATACTGACACCCTTTATTGGACTTGATTAACGCGTTTAGCAGCTGGTCGGGTGTGTCCTAGCCACTATAGTTCGCTGCTGTAGAGCCGCTTGGGGATGACGATTGAGTGGATGGTGTTTTGAACTGATCTTGATGGGAGGTCTCAGTGGATTTTAGAGAGGGTCTGAATGTGGTTGAATAAAGTGTGGGCTAGTGAGCCTTATTTCTTGATGTGGTGTTTGTAATTTACATGTCAGTTGAGGTAAATCCTTAGCCACTTTGTATGAAGACCGCTTTTTAAAAGGTAATGGCAGACTTGCGTGTCGATGTCGCATGGCTGATTGGCAGCGTGgtatggaggaggatggtgaGCAGATAGTCGGGTGCCCCCGCAGAGCATGAGTTCATTGCTTTCTCATCCATCAACTAATCTGTAGTGATTTCAAGGGAGGCTCGATCGAGGGTTGTCCAGCTGTCGTCCACAAGGTGCGCAATTGGCTATTGTAGTGTTAGATTGACACCTCTTCTTGGCTTGCCTTACCTACTCTAAAGCTCAGGGTCTGCTTTCTCATCATTCATATAATCACTCACAATCGCCTGGGGTCATGTTAGCTGGTGCATTCATCCATCACATCTGTCCACATTACCTTTCATCCTCGCCTTTCAATCGCACACTTCATCCGCCTTTCCATCCAGCATCACATTCATCCCAGGCCTCATCCCGGGCCTCATCCCAAGCCTatttcaacctcatcatcagtaGAATAACACGCTGTTGTCATGTTATCACATTAGCTTTGAAGCATCTCTACCCCTTAGACTTGCCCTCCATCCATCTACCATGTAGTTGACTCGCACCCTCGACCCTCGAGGCCATATCGACAAGAAATCCACCCTTTCTTATCGCTTCATTGAGTACACAGATCGTCCTCGCGAGCTTAAAGGGCGGCCCAAGAGCCGCAACGAACTTCTCTCTCGTCTAGATGACGCTGGCGAAGTCCTGGATTGAGAGGTTCCTCTTTACTTGAAGATCCATGTTGGTGAGAACCTGGACGAGAGTTCGCTCAGTATGAATGAGTCAGAGGCCAATCCCTTGATCAATCAAGGCTTCCTGGAGCTGGTGATAGGTAATATCGCTATATATGGCCTTGATATACTCCTGAATAGCCTCTTTGGCGTCGTCGACATATCGGTCTAATCAGTCGTCGCCATGCGAATGTTCCATCTCAACTCTCAAACCCGACAGGCACTTGTGGCAACTTCCAGCAAACAGCTACCCAAACAACAACGTTCGGCGCCGAACATAAATTTTCAATCCGGATCAGGAGGTCAACGAGATAAAGGCGATACTTGGCAGCGTTCTTCCTACCGATGGGGTTTCGAATTGTCTATCGTTTTCTGCCCTCTCGTTTGGCCTCTCGCAAGTGACGCTTCAGACGTATCATTGATTCCGGATCATCGGCTTCAGTGGGTTTCTCCGAGGCAGATGCGCCAGGTAGTAAAGGGTCGATATCTATCTCATTGAACTCGGCTTCATAGAAGGAGTCATTGTCATTAGAGAGTAGATCATTATCTGATTCTTTGCTATAATAGGGCAGCGTCTGTGAAGTTAACTGATCAGAAGTGCTCAGCTTTGTAGCTAGTGTCCCAGAAATCCCACGAAACGTCGCCCTATTTTCTTATGGCGAGGAAGTCAGGTTGAGTCGGAGAGCGCGACGCCTTGCTTAAGGTCGCCAACAGAATACCGGTATCGGATGCCCACTATTGATCCCATCACTGATCCCAATAGGAGATGGCAAGGAAGTCAGCGACggcgaggaaagaaaacccaagaccttgatcctaataataaaaaggtttaggtaatatagccCAAGCTTAAGATAACTTTTGcggagtttattttgacacactatatcaaggtctgatgttttcctTCTCTCCGAGGGTCTGGTCCGTTTGGCGCCGGGGAGACGGAAAGGTCTGATGTAGTATTGGTAGGCGGGTTAGAGAGCGCAACGTCTTGCTTGTATCGCTAATAGTGCtgcttgatgttgatacTGAACATATCACTGATCCCTACGTagagatggcgaggaagtcAGGTCCGTTTGGCGCCGGGGAGACGAAAAAGTCAGAGAGTGCGACGTCTTGCTTAAGATCGCCGATAGTGTTGCTTGGTATCAATACTGAACATATCACTGATCCCTGTGTagagatggcgaggaagtcAAGTCTGTTTGGCGCCGGGGAGACGGAAAATTCAGAGAGTGCGACGTCTTGCTTGAGATCGCCCACAGTGTTGCTTGGTGTCGATGCGGCTGAGGCACCGCTAAAAATGGTCGATATGGTTGCGGTGTGTTAAAGAAAATCCTCCCTTTTGGTACCGAGGATAGCttcaggaagaagagacacaacaagaagacagtGGGTTCAAGCTAGGCGGATGCATTTGCCTTGCCTAGGATGACAGCCTATCGACATCAGGGTCGTATTGAGGTCGGGGTTGGCCATGCGGTGTTGGTGACTTTGATTTACTCAGGCTTGCCCTCGGTGTTGAAACGGCCCTTTCGCAGCGTGAATATGTCCTTGGTCTCATAAACGTAAGCGTCAGGGAGAAGCCCCATGCGGGTGTTGCCCTGGATATCTTACTCTACCCTTAAGGCTTCGCAGGATCAAAACCAAGCGGCTCGGCCTATGTGAACAGGGGAGCACTACTCCGTAGGCTAAGCACATGATGAAAGGCTCATCTTAAAGCTCCCGCAGTTCCTGTCCTGCGACAGGGTCCTCAATGTAAGTATAAAGACTCTACCTTTCCTCGGTCAGAAAACCCAACCAACAAAACCAGATCTATCTGCAAATCGAATGAAAGATGGCCGCTCCGATCCGTACTATTGAATCGACGGAAGGATGTTGTGTGCCGTAATGGAGTTTGAATCGGCCGAAGGGTTCGTTGGTTCAGTACTGCTGGTTGGCAGCGTCAATGACAGCATTGCCTGGAAATATACGGGCTATGCAGCATAATGACGATGATTTGCAGCACGGTTGCGCACTTGGGTAGCCGTCTCTCAGACTTTACTAATGTTGAGCCGAGATGATAACTTGTTTAACGACAGGTGTTGGTTGGATGATTGCTGTTTTCGTTGCCGTCAGCCTTGCGGCTGTTGACTGGACACTTCCTACTTTATTGTCATTAGCCATAACCTCAAGACTGTGGGTGTCGGATGCAGAGGCTATCTGGTACTGAAGGAAATACGCGTGGACTGACAAATGCGTCGAAGTAACCCGGAAAATATGAACCTGCTGGTGACCGTGGCTCCACGGAGGCATCGATTCTGCAGTTGCTGCTTCTGATATGACCTTGCCCACAGACTCTAGTCCTTTGATGTATAGCGCATGTACCACTGTACTGAAAAAGCTTGAAGAGTGTATTGAGAGTGATGGATGAAAGGAGGCTGAATCCGGTGATGTAATGTCAATATAATAGGTTTCTGACTACGCCTAGGTTGCTAGGGCTATGGGTCCTTTGGCAGCTATATCTGGGAAATGATTTATTCGAAGCATGCTTTGATTTAGATGCCGAAGGCAGCTAAATGGTTTGTGTAGCAGGGTATCCAGTAGAGGCTACTTCAAATCCGCGATAGAAGAACAGTCATCGGTTCTCAGGTACAAAATGCGCATGCAGTAGCATTCTTTCTCGGATCGTTAATTAAACCAGTCAGAATGGTTTAGGCATAATCTATAAGGATGGTGGGAAATATTCTGCTAGTGTTGGTTGACACTCGACAAGGACCGGAATTCTGCTGGTGTCAAGGTGACTCTGGGTGTTGGTTCAGCCTTAGCAAGTGTAGGAATAGATTGTGACAGAGATGATACTCGTATTGACCATCGTATTGAGGATTACCGCTAACGTGCCGATTATTTGGATTCGGGGCGGCCAAGTCATGTAGGGAACTGCCTTTAGCGGGCCCTGCACTCGTGAACTAGGCAACTGGCAGGTGTAGCTGTTGAGCGAGCTTGAATAGATATTGGAAAGAGAAAGGCGATAGCGAGGAAGCAGCTTTGGTCTTGCTTGGAGGTGTTGTTTTCAAATGTGTAGCAAGTACCTAGTCGGTATGAACTTAACGTCTGTAAGTTGGAAAGTAGGGGGGGGGCATATGTTGGCAGATATGTTGACAGTGTtcgtgcttcttcttctgtgccATTATATCACGCTTTAGTGTTTATAGTGAATATAGGCTGTCATCTGGGAGGCATTTCGATCGCATCGCTGATTAGATACCACCCATTGCTTGTCATATGAAACGTGAGTCCACAAATTCTTTGATGGTAAGTGCCTTTGGGGATAGCGGATGGTCAGTCGTCGCCGATCCTCCATAAAAGGACGTGACGTTCAGTCATAGTTATTGGGATAAGGTGTAGATGCCAAGTATCATGATGGACAATGTTGGCTTGTGAAGAGTGTTGGTTGACTTCGTGCTTCGACTCCCGTGACATCTTTTGTGAAAGACAGTGCTACCGACAATGGTAGTGATTGCCACACTACGACAACTTCTAATCTTGTTGGGAATATTATACGAAGTGGAAAGTCATTGATTGGGTCAAATGTAGAAGATTGTATGAGCCTTATTTGGCGGCGGACGCTTGATTCGATCGCTGTGCTCTGAGACGGCTGAGTCGATGACTCCACATGTCAACTGCATTGTGATTTGCTTCGGCGAGT
The window above is part of the Fusarium musae strain F31 chromosome 6, whole genome shotgun sequence genome. Proteins encoded here:
- a CDS encoding hypothetical protein (EggNog:ENOG41~BUSCO:EOG092624SJ), whose protein sequence is MHMNSPYKHSPTPMNRTLPSGIFAYSCSRLSSKYLPGYIVARLGHFDAEKQKFLANLNVMLFTPCLIFTKLASQLNAEKLSDLAIIPVIFVVQTFVSWAVSYGVAKLFRFNRRASNFVTAMGVFGNSNSLPISLVLSLSQTLKGLHWDKVPGDNDDEVGARGILYLLIFQQLGQLVRWSWGYHVLLAPKDKYPEYREEIAEEGQRYHDDENQDDYQNAPLIDGLDGETEDEGDSHSIDSQNYDPAGRTPVANASRVSLAVSSDDEYLPKKPHLKNNEQQPDVVAPLNGNEGSMDSFPRVPALEDHEEPTGIADRTKSAIKSPFIRLGKATSQTLSNWYQKSPAPVKSCLKFTKRVAGKFNNFIWEFMNPPLWAMLIAILVASIPALQRLFFEEGSFVQNSVTNAVRSSGDVAVPLILVVLGANLARNTMAKDEALDPEEERIGNKLLIASLLCRMVLPTAIMAPMLALMAKYVPVSILDDPIFVIVCFLLTGAPSALQLAQICQINSVFEKTMGRILFQSYVIWILPSTLILVMMALEVVEWAR
- a CDS encoding hypothetical protein (EggNog:ENOG41), translated to MAAQSAQSKALASLLKTGDYSDLTILCGKDQYRGHKAIIYPQPNFFKAAGWQIIPHRNEARPSWPPRARRAKRSSTFSKRATTPILRFHVAKISTATRGGKKTQDLDPK